A portion of the Pseudomonadota bacterium genome contains these proteins:
- a CDS encoding TcfC E-set like domain-containing protein, whose amino-acid sequence MTRCVIAIVIAYISVFLAVAAANQSSSNGGATPATDIRTTGKPPPGFEDLLAPQRTLVDVYFGGRLVGSAMVVYDPAVVSIDEPADLARLIPQIIEPGAVVRALTGPLPVNAHRVCPNRPRPGCGILAPDVAGVIFDADRFRLDVFVNPAFLSVSPPENQRFLPSPESGISAVQRLSASYSGSNVSSDNYNVLGNSLLASGALRLESLWSYSSQDNFEIDTLFGQWDREGYAYQLGAIRARGSQFISETDVIGAGFQTSLRTRTDLDQVSGTQVQLFLPVRAQVDIIKDGRLVFSKFYEAGTQILDTSALPDGAYPITIRIREASGVERQETRFYVKAVELPPVDTPLYHVQLGALRDWDDNSDLPAYRDELFYRTGLGVRMSDQFGLHLGATGLDQYLAFEAGGFTRGRWYRLGVSALASTDADWGVSANGGAQLGPISGGINLRRVWNSREVPEASELLGPGAIQANAMLTYGFSRGALSLRGDWNDVDDPLIDQDETWSIGALLSLLLWQDTDVRLTLDSELSENQSGTYGALLLTLRGDDGRWNRAARFGGRRESRELIDGSADSGSELAYVGGFQLGWRDEAMTPGDLLLTAGANRDVDSEFLTLDGDWRTERGRIQATAQRSLPDGGAPNTNYGANLSFGIATNADTLAVGGSAQGLSTVVVEVTGNATKARFDVLVNGQPRGYVATDSRIPVFVEPYETYRVRLRQRDVSLVDYDTTEYEVTVYPGTVKSVSFEANQLQVVVGQAVRSNGQTVGLARIRGAVGYAASESNGFFQAEVAGAKTLRFEPLDGEPCEVSLPLDTSVDQPVVSLGTIACLPVEFVTPQ is encoded by the coding sequence GTGACCCGTTGCGTTATTGCGATCGTCATTGCATACATTTCTGTTTTTCTCGCGGTGGCGGCAGCCAATCAATCGTCGAGCAATGGCGGGGCGACACCGGCGACAGATATCCGAACGACGGGTAAACCGCCGCCTGGTTTTGAAGATTTGCTGGCGCCGCAGCGGACGTTGGTCGACGTGTACTTCGGCGGTCGGTTGGTGGGTTCGGCCATGGTGGTATACGATCCTGCGGTGGTCTCTATCGATGAACCCGCTGACCTAGCACGGCTTATTCCTCAGATCATCGAGCCAGGGGCGGTGGTCCGCGCGCTGACCGGTCCTTTGCCGGTGAACGCGCATCGGGTATGCCCGAACCGCCCACGTCCGGGGTGTGGGATTTTGGCGCCGGATGTGGCGGGCGTCATTTTCGATGCCGACCGCTTTCGCCTGGATGTGTTCGTTAATCCGGCGTTCCTGAGTGTTTCACCACCGGAAAATCAGCGTTTTCTGCCGTCGCCAGAAAGTGGTATCTCCGCCGTTCAGCGACTGAGCGCATCGTATTCCGGTTCCAACGTGAGTTCGGACAACTACAACGTGTTGGGCAACAGCTTGCTTGCCTCAGGTGCCTTACGTTTGGAGTCTTTGTGGTCTTACAGCAGCCAAGACAATTTCGAGATTGATACGTTGTTCGGGCAGTGGGATCGTGAAGGGTATGCCTACCAACTCGGCGCGATTCGGGCACGAGGCAGTCAATTCATTTCGGAAACGGATGTGATCGGCGCCGGTTTTCAAACGTCTCTACGTACTCGAACGGATTTGGACCAAGTTTCAGGTACGCAAGTCCAGCTGTTTTTGCCGGTTCGGGCGCAGGTTGACATCATCAAAGATGGTCGATTGGTGTTTTCCAAGTTCTACGAAGCGGGAACCCAAATTCTCGACACCTCAGCGCTACCCGACGGCGCTTACCCCATCACGATCAGAATCCGTGAGGCTTCTGGTGTAGAACGCCAAGAAACCCGTTTTTATGTTAAAGCGGTTGAATTGCCTCCTGTGGATACACCGCTTTATCACGTTCAACTGGGTGCACTTAGAGATTGGGATGACAATTCCGATCTACCGGCCTATCGCGATGAGCTGTTTTACCGGACTGGGTTGGGCGTTCGCATGAGTGACCAGTTTGGATTGCATTTAGGCGCGACCGGGCTTGATCAATATCTCGCGTTTGAGGCTGGTGGATTTACTCGGGGTCGGTGGTATCGCCTTGGCGTCAGCGCGCTGGCTTCGACCGACGCCGATTGGGGTGTCTCCGCCAATGGTGGAGCTCAGCTCGGTCCGATATCCGGCGGGATCAACCTTCGCCGAGTATGGAATAGCCGCGAGGTACCGGAGGCTTCCGAGCTACTGGGGCCTGGTGCGATCCAAGCGAATGCCATGTTGACCTACGGCTTTTCACGGGGTGCCTTGTCGTTGCGCGGTGACTGGAATGATGTAGACGACCCATTAATAGACCAAGATGAAACGTGGTCAATCGGCGCTCTGCTCTCGTTGCTGCTTTGGCAAGATACCGATGTGCGGCTGACTTTGGATTCGGAATTATCGGAGAATCAAAGTGGGACGTACGGCGCACTGTTGTTGACATTGCGAGGCGATGACGGTCGGTGGAACCGCGCTGCCCGCTTTGGTGGGCGGAGAGAGTCCCGAGAGTTGATTGACGGCTCAGCGGACTCGGGGTCCGAATTGGCATATGTCGGCGGGTTCCAACTCGGGTGGCGAGATGAAGCAATGACCCCGGGAGACCTCCTTCTAACCGCTGGTGCGAACCGCGATGTTGACAGTGAATTCCTGACTTTGGATGGTGACTGGCGGACCGAGCGTGGACGTATTCAAGCTACGGCCCAGCGCAGTTTGCCGGATGGTGGTGCGCCCAATACAAACTATGGTGCCAACCTCAGTTTCGGGATTGCCACCAATGCTGATACGTTGGCGGTCGGCGGGAGTGCACAGGGTTTGAGTACGGTCGTTGTTGAAGTGACGGGAAATGCCACCAAAGCGCGATTTGATGTGTTGGTCAATGGTCAGCCGCGTGGCTATGTGGCAACGGACAGCCGGATTCCGGTCTTTGTCGAGCCGTATGAAACCTACCGCGTGCGCCTTCGTCAGCGGGATGTGAGCCTGGTGGATTACGACACGACGGAATATGAGGTAACGGTCTATCCCGGCACGGTTAAGAGCGTCAGTTTCGAGGCCAACCAATTGCAGGTAGTCGTCGGGCAGGCGGTGCGATCGAATGGTCAGACCGTGGGGCTGGCACGGATCCGGGGTGCTGTGGGTTACGCGGCCAGCGAGTCAAACGGATTTTTCCAGGCAGAAGTCGCCGGTGCCAAGACATTGCGATTTGAACCGTTGGACGGTGAGCCATGCGAAGTGTCTCTGCCGCTCGACACCAGCGTGGATCAGCCGGTGGTCAGTCTCGGCACGATTGCCTGTCTGCCGGTTGAATTCGTTACTCCGCAATGA
- a CDS encoding fimbria/pilus periplasmic chaperone: MGFYKNMAIAIGGLLFVMSVGPVFGEMALNRAIIDFVPGSSNREDVEIQNTGTDPLYVNVSVFEVMSPGLSAETRVELNDPNQLDLLVSPRKMVIQPGAIRLMRVVNLTPPGERERIYRVNVTPAVGELTREQAGLKLIVGYELLVIVRPTNPKPLLDVNRRDNVLSVRNRGNSNVLFFNGELCSPAGTCVPLPTKRIYAGASWTLTLTASGEVRYYQQTMGLTNTLVTY, translated from the coding sequence ATGGGTTTCTATAAGAATATGGCGATCGCAATCGGGGGGTTGTTGTTTGTCATGTCGGTTGGTCCAGTGTTCGGGGAAATGGCCCTCAATCGTGCGATCATCGATTTCGTTCCTGGTAGTTCTAACCGCGAAGACGTAGAGATTCAGAATACCGGCACGGATCCTCTTTACGTCAATGTCAGTGTTTTCGAGGTGATGTCTCCGGGGTTATCGGCTGAGACGCGCGTCGAATTGAACGACCCAAATCAACTCGACCTATTGGTTTCACCCCGAAAAATGGTGATTCAACCGGGAGCGATCAGACTCATGCGGGTGGTTAATCTTACCCCGCCTGGCGAACGAGAACGTATCTATCGGGTCAATGTCACGCCGGCGGTGGGCGAGCTTACCCGTGAACAGGCGGGTTTGAAGTTGATTGTGGGCTATGAGCTTTTGGTAATCGTTCGGCCGACGAACCCTAAACCTCTGTTGGATGTAAATCGCCGTGATAACGTACTTTCGGTGCGCAACCGCGGCAATAGCAATGTTTTGTTCTTCAACGGTGAACTGTGTTCCCCGGCCGGGACATGCGTTCCTCTGCCTACGAAACGAATCTACGCCGGCGCCAGTTGGACATTGACGCTAACTGCGTCAGGCGAGGTTCGTTACTACCAACAGACCATGGGTCTCACGAATACGCTCGTTACGTACTAA